A genome region from Hevea brasiliensis isolate MT/VB/25A 57/8 chromosome 9, ASM3005281v1, whole genome shotgun sequence includes the following:
- the LOC110658464 gene encoding homeobox protein BEL1 homolog, protein MARELCEDKSRNMVSSSSAGFCYSDASSSNPTIQTHLGNQIQGFESNLEIFNLTSGMEMIGFSRNLQQQQSESNTAVMWKGFFDKPGSNNSGDGGPSCSKTINESTSEFYQHEFNKQDFATGISETSNENLIVGTDSSAPWQEHRLLVDDSSLRCVFPCEPNERPSQGLSLSLSSSNPSTIGLQSFELRHTNNHQNHDNPQEEMRFMNSSSRDGFFGKSVANIQQQQMMQDGLLTKAANLHHQGQFQLRNSRYLGPAKELLNEFCSLGTMQTDQPRPKPHKPKQWDDENGSGSSGSSRKQSLHSLEFLELQKRKTKLLSMLEEVDRRYRHYCDQMKAMVSSFEAVAGAGAATVYSALASKAMSRHFRCLRDGIVAQIHATKKAMGEKDPVAPGTARGETPRLRILDQTLRQQRAIQQMSVMESHPWRPQRGLPERSVSVLRAWLFEHFLHPYPSDVDKHILARQTGLSRSQVSNWFINARVRLWKPMVEEMYIEETREQDNNMTTSDGVTDLEHNNGRPVPNPSASDQKPTPDQLIRINSDCLSSIISNPDKNDTSKGTKTFQNHHLHPQHQSFGTFGAVELDFSSYNHHTAGGLSYANDHSANQNFNGGGVSLTLGLQQHGESGVSLAFSPASQSSLFYPRDHIDDCPPVQYSILDGEAQNLPYRNLMGAQLLHDLAG, encoded by the exons ATGGCTCGAGAACTCTGTGAAGATAAATCAAGGAACATGGTATCGTCATCATCAGCAGGTTTTTGTTACTCAGATGCTTCATCAAGTAACCCAACAATCCAAACCCATCTAGGGAACCAGATCCAAGGTTTTGAATCCAACCTAGAGATCTTCAACTTGACCTCAGGCATGGAGATGATAGGGTTTTCAAGGAATCTGCAGCAACAACAAAGTGAGAGTAATACTGCTGTTATGTGGAAAGGTTTCTTTGACAAGCCGGGAAGCAACAACTCCGGTGATGGTGGTCCTTCTTGCTCCAAGACGATCAATGAATCCACCAGTGAATTCTATCAACATGAATTCAACAAGCAGGACTTCGCAACTGGGATTTCAGAGACGAGTAATGAGAATCTAATAGTTGGAACTGACTCGTCAGCTCCATGGCAGGAACATAGGTTGCTTGTTGATGACTCTTCTTTAAGGTGTGTGTTCCCTTGCGAACCAAATGAGAGGCCAAGTCAAGGTCTTTCGCTCTCTCTTTCTTCAAGCAATCCTTCTACTATTGGATTACAGTCTTTTGAACTCAGACACACAAATAATCATCAGAATCATGATAATCCACAAGAAGAAATGAGGTTTATGAATTCAAGTTCAAGAGATGGCTTCTTTGGCAAATCCGTTGCTAATATTCAACAACAGCagatgatgcaagatgggttattGACAAAAGCTGCAAATTTGCATCATCAAGGGCAGTTCCAGCTTAGGAACTCAAGGTACCTGGGTCCTGCAAAAGAACTTTTGAACGAGTTCTGTAGCCTTGGGACAATGCAAACTGATCAACCACGGCCAAAGCCCCATAAGCCTAAACAGTGGGACGATGAAAATGGAAGTGGTAGTAGTGGTTCTTCAAGAAAGCAGTCTCTCCACTCCCTTGAATTCTTGGAATTGCAGAAGAGAAAAACAAAGCTGCTTTCAATGCTGGAAGAG GTAGACAGAAGATACAGGCACTATTGCGATCAAATGAAGGCTATGGTCTCATCCTTCGAAGCTGTCGCTGGTGCTGGAGCAGCTACGGTGTACTCAGCTTTGGCATCAAAAGCCATGTCAAGACACTTCAGGTGTTTAAGAGATGGGATTGTGGCTCAAATTCATGCCACCAAGAAAGCCATGGGAGAGAAAGATCCGGTTGCACCAGGCACGGCAAGAGGAGAAACTCCAAGGCTAAGGATTCTTGATCAAACTCTAAGGCAACAAAGGGCTATTCAACAAATGAGCGTGATGGAAAGCCATCCATGGAGGCCCCAAAGAGGCCTACCAGAAAGATCTGTATCTGTTCTTCGAGCGTGGCTATTTGAGCATTTTCTTCACCC GTACCCAAGCGATGTTGATAAACATATCTTAGCCCGCCAAACTGGTCTCTCAAGAAGCCAG GTATCCAATTGGTTCATCAATGCACGAGTTAGGCTGTGGAAACCCATGGTGGAAGAAATGTACATAGAAGAAACAAGGGAGCAAGACAACAACATGACGACTTCTGATGGGGTTACTGATCTTGAACACAATAATGGCCGGCCTGTTCCAAATCCTTCCGCATCAGATCAAAAACCCACACCAGATCAACTCATTCGTATCAATTCcgattgtctctcttccattatCTCTAACCCAGATAAAAATGATACTTCAAAAGGCACTAAAACTTTCCAAAACCATCATTTGCATCCGCAACACCAGAGTTTTGGAACATTTGGTGCGGTGGAATTGGATTTTTCATCTTATAATCACCACACGGCTGGTGGGCTTTCATATGCTAATGATCATAGTGCTAATCAGAACTTCAATGGTGGGGGAGTGTCATTGACATTAGGGTTGCAACAGCATGGAGAGAGTGGCGTAAGCTTAGCATTCTCTCCTGCCTCACAAAGCTCTCTATTTTACCCTAGAGATCACATTGATGATTGTCCACCAGTTCAATACTCAATTCTAGATGGTGAAGCACAGAACTTACCTTACAGAAATTTGATGGGGGCTCAGTTGCTGCATGACTTGGCTGGATGA